In the genome of Desulfotignum phosphitoxidans DSM 13687, one region contains:
- a CDS encoding TOTE conflict system archaeo-eukaryotic primase domain-containing protein — translation MTNDRAYNELNKKYEELLEENRQLKEKISVLEATSKQRGVSNNSSDNSFSSYVPANTLSAETQIESNVAENTSKSMEIINNHSAASKKIQLFMSLFRGRNDVYAKRWENKKGVSGYSPVCANEWKPGVCFKSKVKCFKCQNKSYSQLNEAVIEAHLTGKKIVGIYPMNPDETCYFLAMDFDKQGWQKDITAVKNVCQTFRIPVAVERSRSGNGGHVWFFFEDAISASAARKFGMSLLTKAMENRHELPFASYDRLFPNQDTMPEGGLGNLIALPLQKSARNQENTVFVDDRFQPLQDQWMFLSGLQRLSEQNLQDLTGKIGKGHELGLLKTETSDDDTPDGKPWIKKPPLIDKADFPKSVELIKAEMLFIKKKGFSQKALNRLKRLAAFKNPEFFKKQAMRMPTFNIPSVISCSEDIDGYLALPRGCESDIIDLLNDHNVTPELIEKYHSGKPINVEFNGMLRPEQQDALSHLIPHDTGVLCATTAFGKTVVGANLIARKKVNTLILVHRQQLMLQWKERLSQFLLIHETLPEPEKKRGRKKQVSLIGQLGGGKNHLSSIVDIAIMQSINNSGEVKDCIKNYGMVIVDECHHVSAVSFEQILKKTPARYVYGLTATPYRRDGHHPIIFFHCGPIRYHVDAKKQAETRPFAHYLIPRFTSFKASLDEDGSPLTIQDIYSQIIEDDIRNQAIISDVVECHKNKRNSLVITGRIAHAKLLTKNLTRHIPDVILLTGGMGTKKTAAVLETIKKLPGNRHFVLVATGSYIGEGFDEARLDTLFLAMPISWKGTLQQYAGRLHRLHDGKKDVQIYDYVDIHVKMLETMYGKRLKGYASIGYMAKADNMTDSPTEIIFNKQNFFPVYVNDIKTAQKQILIVSPFMTKSRVLQVMDYFKEQIDNHVKVSILTRPAEEFHEDKRAGLNEIFSLLQNAGVTVLLKSGIHQKFAIIDSKIVWFGSINLLSFGYSEESIMRLVSNNIAFELSNTIDQKGER, via the coding sequence ATGACAAATGATCGGGCATATAACGAGCTGAATAAAAAATATGAGGAACTGCTGGAAGAAAACAGACAGCTGAAGGAAAAAATTAGCGTGCTTGAAGCTACGTCAAAACAACGTGGTGTTTCAAATAATTCTTCCGACAACAGCTTTTCATCATACGTCCCTGCGAATACCTTGTCTGCAGAAACACAAATTGAAAGCAATGTCGCGGAAAACACCTCAAAATCCATGGAGATCATTAATAACCATTCAGCTGCTTCAAAAAAAATTCAATTATTCATGTCATTGTTCAGGGGCCGTAATGATGTCTATGCCAAACGGTGGGAAAATAAAAAAGGGGTATCTGGATACAGCCCTGTCTGTGCCAATGAATGGAAACCAGGAGTATGTTTCAAATCAAAAGTCAAATGTTTCAAGTGCCAGAACAAATCATACTCACAATTGAATGAGGCGGTCATCGAAGCACACCTTACGGGAAAGAAAATCGTAGGTATTTACCCGATGAATCCGGATGAAACCTGTTATTTTCTTGCCATGGATTTTGACAAGCAAGGATGGCAAAAAGATATTACCGCAGTAAAGAATGTCTGCCAGACGTTCCGGATTCCGGTCGCAGTGGAACGATCCAGATCAGGAAATGGCGGCCATGTCTGGTTTTTCTTTGAAGATGCGATTTCTGCTTCCGCCGCAAGGAAATTCGGGATGTCGCTGCTGACAAAAGCAATGGAAAACCGGCATGAACTGCCGTTTGCATCCTATGACAGACTGTTCCCCAATCAGGATACCATGCCGGAAGGCGGGTTAGGGAACCTCATTGCCCTGCCGCTTCAAAAATCGGCACGTAACCAGGAAAATACCGTTTTTGTCGATGACAGATTTCAGCCTCTTCAAGATCAGTGGATGTTTCTATCAGGTCTTCAACGATTGTCTGAACAGAATCTGCAGGATCTGACAGGAAAAATCGGGAAGGGCCATGAACTGGGACTGCTCAAAACTGAAACATCAGATGATGATACACCGGACGGCAAGCCATGGATAAAAAAACCGCCCCTTATAGATAAAGCAGATTTTCCAAAATCGGTTGAATTGATCAAAGCGGAGATGCTTTTTATCAAAAAAAAAGGATTCAGTCAGAAAGCATTGAATCGTCTCAAACGATTGGCAGCCTTTAAAAACCCTGAATTTTTTAAAAAACAAGCCATGCGGATGCCGACATTCAACATTCCTTCGGTCATCTCCTGCTCGGAAGATATTGATGGGTATCTTGCACTCCCCCGGGGATGTGAGTCGGATATCATTGACTTGCTGAACGATCACAACGTTACACCGGAATTGATTGAAAAATACCATTCCGGAAAACCGATCAATGTGGAATTCAACGGTATGTTACGACCGGAACAGCAGGATGCCCTCAGTCACCTGATACCCCATGATACAGGGGTGCTCTGTGCCACAACCGCATTTGGCAAAACCGTTGTCGGTGCCAATCTGATTGCCCGAAAAAAGGTAAACACCCTCATTCTGGTTCACCGTCAGCAGTTGATGCTTCAGTGGAAAGAACGGCTGTCCCAGTTCCTGCTGATTCATGAAACACTTCCTGAACCGGAAAAAAAGCGCGGAAGAAAAAAACAGGTCAGCTTGATCGGCCAGCTGGGAGGTGGCAAAAACCATCTTTCATCAATTGTGGACATCGCCATCATGCAATCCATCAACAACAGCGGAGAGGTCAAAGACTGCATCAAAAATTACGGCATGGTTATCGTTGATGAATGCCACCATGTGTCTGCCGTGAGCTTTGAACAGATATTGAAAAAAACACCGGCCAGATATGTGTATGGTTTGACAGCAACACCATACAGGCGCGATGGACATCATCCCATCATTTTTTTCCATTGCGGTCCGATACGCTACCACGTGGATGCAAAAAAACAGGCGGAAACAAGACCGTTCGCACATTATCTTATCCCGCGATTTACCAGTTTCAAAGCGTCTCTGGATGAAGATGGCAGCCCCTTGACAATTCAGGATATCTATTCACAGATCATTGAAGATGACATCCGAAACCAGGCAATCATCAGTGATGTTGTCGAATGCCATAAAAATAAACGGAACAGTCTGGTCATTACCGGACGAATCGCCCATGCAAAACTATTGACAAAAAACCTGACCCGCCATATCCCGGATGTCATTCTTCTCACCGGCGGCATGGGAACCAAAAAAACTGCGGCTGTTCTGGAAACAATCAAAAAACTGCCTGGCAACCGCCATTTTGTCCTTGTGGCAACAGGCAGCTATATCGGAGAAGGGTTTGACGAGGCCAGGCTGGATACGCTTTTTCTGGCCATGCCCATTTCCTGGAAAGGTACCCTGCAACAATATGCGGGCCGGCTCCACCGGCTGCATGACGGCAAAAAAGATGTTCAGATATATGATTATGTGGACATTCATGTCAAAATGCTTGAAACCATGTATGGGAAAAGGTTGAAAGGCTATGCATCCATCGGTTATATGGCAAAAGCGGATAATATGACTGATTCACCCACTGAAATTATCTTCAACAAACAAAACTTCTTTCCGGTTTATGTAAATGATATCAAAACCGCACAGAAACAGATTTTGATCGTCAGCCCGTTTATGACCAAAAGCCGCGTTTTGCAGGTGATGGATTATTTTAAAGAACAAATTGACAACCATGTCAAAGTGTCCATACTGACACGGCCCGCAGAAGAGTTCCATGAAGATAAAAGAGCCGGTCTGAATGAGATCTTTTCATTGTTACAGAATGCGGGGGTCACTGTTCTGTTAAAATCCGGGATCCACCAGAAATTTGCCATCATTGACAGCAAAATTGTCTGGTTCGGCAGTATCAACCTGCTGAGTTTCGGATATTCCGAAGAAAGTATTATGCGCCTTGTCAGCAACAATATCGCCTTTGAACTGTCAAACACCATTGATCAAAAAGGAGAAAGATAA
- a CDS encoding nucleotidyltransferase domain-containing protein — translation MPRFGLKQADSDQIRAVFSRYPQVRKAVLYGSRAMGNYKTGSDIDLTLCGKDDLTLDILYSIMEDLDNLLLPYTFDLSIFNHIKDKNVISHINRVGCTFYEK, via the coding sequence ATGCCCCGGTTCGGACTCAAACAGGCAGATTCGGATCAGATACGCGCGGTGTTTTCCCGATATCCGCAGGTCAGAAAAGCGGTGCTGTATGGATCACGCGCCATGGGAAACTACAAAACCGGATCTGATATCGATTTGACCCTCTGCGGTAAAGACGATCTGACGCTGGATATCCTCTACAGCATCATGGAAGATCTTGACAACCTGCTTTTGCCCTACACCTTTGATCTGTCCATTTTCAACCATATCAAAGACAAAAACGTAATTTCCCACATCAACCGTGTTGGTTGCACATTTTATGAAAAATGA
- a CDS encoding arylesterase — MMQSRWIYGSKRKHRKWLYGVTAGICLWLALGLTHARADEIRVLFLGDSLTAGLGVEKDQAYPALVGERLKQQGHTDVKIINGGISGATTAGAASRLKWHLAATPHVLVLALGANDGLRGLSLENMAANLDDTIVLALENQMCVILAGMEIPPNYGPDYTRQFRETFKDLAEKHQIRLIPFLLDQVGGEATMNQADGVHPNAAGHQQIARTVLPYILECL, encoded by the coding sequence ATGATGCAGAGCCGATGGATATACGGCAGTAAACGGAAACACAGGAAATGGCTGTACGGGGTGACCGCAGGGATCTGCCTGTGGCTGGCGCTGGGACTGACCCATGCCCGGGCCGATGAGATCCGGGTGCTGTTTTTAGGCGATTCCCTGACCGCGGGCCTTGGCGTTGAAAAAGACCAGGCCTATCCCGCTCTGGTGGGAGAACGCCTCAAACAGCAGGGCCACACGGATGTGAAGATTATTAACGGCGGCATCAGCGGGGCCACCACGGCCGGGGCCGCATCCCGGCTCAAATGGCACCTGGCAGCCACGCCCCATGTGCTGGTGCTGGCCTTAGGGGCCAATGACGGCCTGCGGGGCCTGTCTTTGGAAAATATGGCAGCCAACCTGGATGACACCATTGTCCTGGCCCTGGAAAATCAGATGTGCGTGATCCTGGCGGGCATGGAGATCCCGCCCAATTACGGGCCGGACTATACCCGGCAGTTCCGGGAGACCTTTAAGGACCTGGCTGAAAAACATCAGATCCGGCTGATTCCTTTTCTGCTGGACCAGGTGGGCGGGGAGGCAACCATGAACCAGGCGGACGGGGTTCATCCCAATGCCGCCGGCCATCAGCAGATCGCCCGCACGGTTCTGCCGTATATCCTGGAGTGTCTGTGA
- a CDS encoding nucleotidyltransferase substrate binding protein produces the protein MAEKDIRWIQRYSNYSKALGQLARFIEKKELNELEKQGLIQAFEYTYELAWNTIKDYFEDQGETGIHGSRDAFRLAFRRGLIENGQAWMDMIKSRTLTTHTYNQEVADAIADAVFNTYSPEFIRLEKTFQTLKDKDN, from the coding sequence ATGGCAGAAAAAGACATCCGTTGGATACAGCGATACAGCAATTATTCAAAAGCCCTTGGGCAACTCGCCAGATTCATCGAAAAAAAAGAGTTAAATGAACTGGAAAAACAGGGCTTGATCCAGGCGTTTGAATATACCTATGAACTTGCCTGGAACACCATCAAAGATTATTTTGAAGACCAGGGTGAAACCGGCATTCACGGCAGCCGGGATGCCTTCCGCCTGGCTTTCAGGCGCGGCCTGATTGAAAACGGCCAGGCATGGATGGACATGATCAAAAGTCGCACCCTGACCACACACACCTACAATCAGGAAGTGGCGGATGCCATTGCAGATGCGGTTTTCAACACCTATTCTCCTGAATTCATCCGGCTTGAAAAGACTTTTCAGACACTGAAAGACAAGGATAACTGA